From one Phycodurus eques isolate BA_2022a chromosome 6, UOR_Pequ_1.1, whole genome shotgun sequence genomic stretch:
- the anapc11 gene encoding anaphase-promoting complex subunit 11: MKVKIKKWNGVASWLWVANDENCGICRLAFNGCCPDCKVPGDDCPLVWGQCSHCFHMHCILKWLNSQQVQQQCPMCRQEWKFKE; encoded by the exons ATGAAGGTCAAGATCAAGAAGTGGAACGGAGTGGCGTCGTGGTTGTGGGTTGCCAATGACGAGAACTGCGGGATCTGCAGGCTGGCCTTCAATGGATGCTGCCCGGACT GTAAGGTGCCTGGGGATGACTGCCCGCTGGTCTGGGGTCAGTGCTCCCACTGTTTCCACATGCACTGCATCTTGAAGTGGCTCAACTCCCAGCAGGTCCAGCAGCAGTGCCCCATGTGTCGACAGGAGTGGAAGTTTAAAGAATGA
- the ppp1r27b gene encoding protein phosphatase 1 regulatory subunit 27b: protein MKYYQFPASETESLRAYAQDKYKSSVSPKSIRSVHFPNDIVFQDFVRQGELERIGRFIRARRVSLDTIYPTGMAAIHEAVLSGNLECVELLVHYGADIHQRDDEGWTPLHMACSDSFPHIARYLLSLGADPNLENDCGEKPCDLIDPENKELLDLFGLVDND, encoded by the exons ATGAAGTACTATCAGTTCCCCGCGTCTGAGACTGAGTCACTTAGAGCTTATGCCCAGGACAAGTACAAGAGCTCCGTGTCTCCAAAGTCCATCCGCAGCGTGCATTTCCCCAATGACATCGTTTTCCAGGACTTTGTGCGgcagggtgagctggagcggATTGGACGCTTCATCCGAGCCAGAAGGGTCAGCCTGGACACTATCTACCCCACTG GCATGGCCGCCATCCACGAAGCTGTGCTGTCAGGGAACCTGGAGTGTGTGGAGCTGTTGGTCCACTACGGAGCGGACATCCACCAGAGGGACGACGAAGGGTGGACCCCGCTGCACATGGCCTGCAGCGACAGCTTCCCTCACATCGCACG CTATCTTCTCTCACTGGGCGCTGATCCAAATCTGGAAAACGACTGCGGGGAGAAGCCTTGTGACCTCATCGACCCAGAGAACAAGGAACTGCTGGACCTTTTCGGCCTGGTTGACAATGACTGA